One genomic window of Corynebacterium pseudotuberculosis includes the following:
- a CDS encoding branched-chain amino acid aminotransferase: MVSLKFSIHKTESQTSAEELADILAHPGFGKRFTDHMVTIDWNAEQGWHDAKVVPYAPLVLDPAASVLHYGQAIFEGIKAYRHSDGTIKTFRPKANAVRFQRSAARMAMPELPTEIFVESLRQLVDIDRDWVPAAGGEEALYLRPFMIATEATLGVHPSNSYRYVLIASPAGAYFSGGIKPVSVWLSEDYVRACPGGTGAAKFAGNYAASLVAQAQATEKGCDQVVWLDAHEHRYIEEMGGMNLFFVMGEESAPHIVTPQLSGSLLPGVTRDSLLQIARDLGYTTEERRISTEEWQETATNGSMLEAFACGTAAVITPVGFVKSNHGDFEINHNIAGDITMKLREILTGIQRGTVEDPHQWMHTLV, from the coding sequence ATGGTGTCTCTTAAGTTCAGCATCCACAAAACAGAATCTCAGACTTCCGCTGAAGAACTTGCGGATATCCTTGCTCACCCAGGCTTTGGCAAGCGTTTTACTGATCACATGGTAACCATCGATTGGAACGCGGAACAGGGGTGGCATGACGCAAAGGTTGTTCCTTACGCTCCTCTTGTCCTTGATCCTGCCGCTAGCGTTTTGCACTATGGTCAGGCAATTTTTGAGGGAATTAAAGCCTACCGGCATTCCGATGGCACGATTAAGACCTTCAGGCCTAAAGCCAATGCTGTTCGATTCCAACGTTCCGCAGCGCGCATGGCTATGCCGGAACTCCCCACGGAGATTTTTGTTGAGTCTTTGCGGCAACTTGTAGATATCGATCGTGACTGGGTTCCCGCAGCTGGGGGCGAGGAAGCGTTGTATCTGCGTCCGTTTATGATTGCTACTGAGGCGACGCTAGGTGTGCATCCCTCGAACTCGTATCGCTACGTGCTGATCGCTTCCCCCGCCGGCGCTTATTTCTCAGGCGGTATTAAGCCTGTATCGGTGTGGCTATCTGAGGATTATGTTCGTGCTTGTCCTGGAGGCACGGGTGCTGCAAAGTTTGCTGGTAATTATGCGGCATCTCTGGTTGCTCAAGCCCAGGCGACAGAAAAAGGTTGCGATCAAGTGGTGTGGCTGGATGCCCACGAGCATCGTTATATCGAAGAGATGGGAGGGATGAACCTCTTCTTTGTTATGGGTGAGGAGTCTGCGCCGCACATTGTTACCCCTCAGCTCTCGGGTTCTCTCTTACCCGGAGTCACCCGTGATTCTCTTCTTCAGATTGCTCGTGACCTGGGGTATACCACGGAAGAGCGGCGCATCTCTACAGAAGAATGGCAGGAAACGGCTACCAATGGCTCTATGCTAGAGGCCTTTGCCTGTGGCACTGCCGCGGTGATCACCCCTGTGGGGTTTGTTAAGTCAAACCATGGTGACTTTGAGATCAATCATAATATCGCCGGCGACATCACTATGAAGCTGCGCGAGATACTCACAGGTATTCAGCGTGGCACAGTGGAAGATCCGCACCAATGGATGCACACTTTGGTCTAG